One window of the Burkholderia ubonensis subsp. mesacidophila genome contains the following:
- a CDS encoding PTS sugar transporter subunit IIA, translated as MTRLTRICPPENILLDALIESPNQLFEHAARHIQGRYGFSAERIRAGLIEREQLGSTGLGQGVAIPHARVGGVGSAVGLFIRAMYPFSFNAPDRRPVDEFILLVMPEEDNREHLELLADAARLFGERHFRLAARAAQAPNDVRRLMQGMR; from the coding sequence ATGACCCGGCTGACGCGAATCTGCCCGCCCGAGAACATCCTGCTCGATGCGTTGATCGAAAGCCCGAACCAGCTGTTCGAGCACGCCGCCCGGCACATTCAGGGCCGCTACGGCTTTTCCGCGGAGCGCATCAGGGCCGGGCTGATCGAGCGGGAGCAGCTCGGCTCGACGGGCCTGGGCCAGGGCGTGGCGATACCTCATGCCCGCGTCGGCGGCGTCGGGTCTGCCGTCGGGCTCTTCATCCGCGCGATGTATCCGTTTTCCTTCAACGCCCCCGACAGACGGCCCGTGGACGAATTCATCCTGCTGGTCATGCCGGAAGAAGACAACCGCGAGCATCTGGAATTGCTGGCCGATGCCGCCCGCCTCTTCGGCGAGCGTCACTTCAGGCTGGCCGCGCGCGCGGCGCAGGCGCCCAACGACGTTCGCAGGCTGATGCAGGGCATGCGTTGA
- a CDS encoding DUF2760 domain-containing protein codes for MPESNLSFFGRLSLAVGTFFSVLGNREFAAGVLRVRDGAPVAAQPAPAAAPAPAPTPVPAAAPVKAPAPELREASPQAALQLLGLLQRDARFIDFVEEDIAGYADADIGAAARLVHDGCRAALREHFTIVPVRDEAEGSRVTLPAGFDATAVRVTGNVVGAAPFSGTVSHRGWRVADVRLPKLTGSHDASVIAPAEVEL; via the coding sequence ATGCCCGAATCCAACCTGTCCTTCTTCGGCCGGCTGTCGCTTGCCGTCGGCACGTTCTTCTCCGTGCTCGGCAACCGCGAGTTCGCCGCCGGCGTGCTGCGCGTGCGCGACGGCGCGCCCGTCGCCGCGCAACCGGCCCCGGCCGCCGCGCCCGCGCCCGCGCCGACGCCGGTCCCGGCCGCCGCGCCGGTGAAAGCGCCCGCGCCCGAGCTGCGCGAAGCGAGCCCGCAGGCCGCGCTGCAACTGCTCGGCCTGCTGCAGCGCGACGCGCGCTTCATCGATTTCGTCGAGGAAGACATCGCCGGCTACGCGGACGCCGACATCGGCGCGGCCGCGCGCCTCGTGCACGACGGCTGCCGCGCCGCGCTGCGCGAGCACTTCACGATCGTGCCGGTGCGCGACGAGGCCGAAGGCAGCCGCGTGACGCTGCCCGCCGGGTTCGACGCGACGGCCGTGCGCGTGACCGGCAACGTGGTCGGCGCGGCGCCGTTCAGCGGCACCGTCAGCCATCGCGGCTGGCGCGTCGCCGACGTGCGCCTGCCGAAGCTGACCGGCAGCCACGACGCCTCCGTGATCGCCCCGGCGGAGGTGGAACTGTGA
- a CDS encoding Hsp70 family protein: protein MSDSRYSIGIDLGTTHCALSYVDTAASDGETIAQQVLPIAQLTAPGALESRDLLPSFLYLPHESELTQGDLTLPWTTSRNFAVGEMARSRGAGTPIRLVSSAKSWLCHPGVDRRAAILPSDAPPEVARVSPLESSIRYLTHLREAWDHAHPDAPFADQDVTVTIPASFDPAARELTAEAARAAGYARMTLLEEPQAALYSWIQKSAGGWRKQVQVGDLILCVDVGGGTTDLSLIAVVEREGNLELHRVAVGEHILLGGDNMDLALAHVVARKLATQGTQADPWQLRALTYACRAAKETLLSDPSTDAVPLVVPSRGSKLIGGSIRTELTRAELTQTILEGFFPQVDAAARPISRARVGLTQLGLPYAQDAGITRHLAAFLGRQVAALDTLEGVQRTLPAGATFLHPTAVLFNGGVFKSTLLTQRVLDTLNSWLAAEGAPPARLLEGADLDLAVARGAAYYGYVKRGRGVRIRGGTARAYYVAIESAMPAVPGLEPPVQALCVAPFGMEEGTSAALPPQEFGLVVGEPVHFRFFGSSVRRQDQVGTLLDYWSPEELQELDEIQATLPADGRTVGEIVPVKLHARVTEAGTLELEAIPSGTDERWKVEFDVRGAA, encoded by the coding sequence GTGAGCGATTCCCGTTATTCGATCGGCATCGACCTCGGCACGACCCACTGCGCGCTGTCGTACGTCGACACGGCGGCCAGCGACGGCGAGACGATCGCGCAGCAGGTGCTGCCGATCGCGCAGCTGACCGCGCCCGGCGCGCTCGAATCGCGCGACCTGCTGCCGTCGTTCCTCTACCTGCCGCATGAAAGCGAGCTGACGCAAGGCGACCTGACGCTGCCGTGGACCACGTCGCGCAACTTCGCGGTCGGCGAGATGGCGCGCAGCCGCGGCGCCGGCACGCCGATCCGCCTCGTGTCGAGCGCGAAGAGCTGGCTGTGCCATCCGGGCGTCGACCGCCGCGCGGCGATCCTGCCGAGCGATGCGCCGCCCGAGGTGGCGCGCGTGTCGCCGCTCGAAAGCTCGATCCGCTACCTGACGCACCTGCGCGAAGCGTGGGACCACGCGCATCCGGACGCGCCGTTCGCGGACCAGGACGTGACGGTCACGATCCCCGCGTCGTTCGACCCGGCCGCGCGCGAGCTGACGGCCGAGGCCGCACGGGCCGCCGGCTATGCGCGGATGACGCTGCTCGAGGAGCCGCAGGCGGCGCTCTACAGCTGGATCCAGAAGAGCGCGGGCGGCTGGCGCAAGCAGGTGCAGGTCGGCGACCTGATCCTGTGCGTCGACGTCGGCGGCGGCACGACCGACCTGTCGCTGATCGCGGTCGTCGAGCGTGAAGGCAATCTCGAGCTGCATCGCGTCGCGGTCGGCGAGCACATCCTGCTCGGCGGCGACAACATGGACCTCGCACTCGCGCACGTCGTCGCGCGCAAGCTCGCGACGCAGGGCACGCAGGCCGATCCGTGGCAGCTGCGCGCGCTCACGTACGCGTGCCGCGCCGCGAAGGAGACGCTGCTGTCCGACCCGTCGACCGACGCGGTGCCGCTCGTGGTGCCGAGCCGCGGCTCGAAGCTGATCGGCGGCTCGATCCGCACCGAGCTGACCCGCGCGGAACTCACGCAGACGATCCTCGAAGGCTTCTTCCCGCAGGTCGACGCGGCCGCGCGCCCGATCAGCCGCGCGCGCGTCGGCCTCACGCAGCTCGGCCTGCCGTATGCGCAGGACGCAGGCATCACGCGCCACCTCGCGGCGTTCCTCGGCCGCCAGGTCGCGGCGCTCGACACGCTCGAAGGCGTGCAGCGCACGCTGCCGGCGGGCGCGACGTTCCTGCATCCGACGGCGGTGCTGTTCAACGGCGGCGTGTTCAAGTCGACGCTGCTGACGCAGCGCGTGCTCGATACGCTCAACAGCTGGCTTGCGGCCGAAGGCGCGCCGCCGGCGCGCCTGCTCGAAGGCGCGGACCTCGACCTCGCGGTCGCGCGCGGCGCGGCGTACTACGGCTACGTGAAGCGCGGCCGCGGCGTGCGGATTCGCGGCGGCACGGCGCGCGCGTACTACGTCGCGATCGAATCGGCGATGCCGGCGGTGCCGGGGCTCGAGCCGCCGGTGCAGGCGTTGTGCGTCGCGCCGTTCGGCATGGAGGAAGGCACCAGCGCGGCGCTGCCGCCGCAGGAGTTCGGCCTCGTCGTCGGCGAGCCCGTGCATTTCCGCTTCTTCGGCTCGTCGGTGCGCCGCCAGGACCAGGTCGGCACGCTGCTCGACTACTGGTCGCCGGAGGAGCTGCAGGAACTCGACGAGATCCAGGCGACGCTGCCGGCCGACGGCCGCACGGTCGGCGAGATCGTGCCCGTGAAGCTGCACGCGCGCGTGACCGAGGCCGGCACGCTCGAACTCGAGGCGATCCCGAGCGGCACCGACGAGCGCTGGAAGGTCGAGTTCGACGTGCGCGGCGCGGCCTGA
- a CDS encoding Hsp70 family protein, whose amino-acid sequence MKRYTVGIDLGTSNTVVAYVENGSDAIRVFDVEQLVGPGEVGAQPLLPSVRYHPAAGELAPDSLRLPWQPAVAANAAGAPPAVIGRYARMLGAQVPGRLVASAKSWLSHASVDRLAPILPWGATDGVDKVSPVDASASYLAHVRDAWDAHFPAAPLAAQDVILTVPASFDDGARALTLEAARLARLPALRLLEEPQAAFYDWLYRHRASLRDTLAGARRVLICDVGGGTTDLTLVDVALGDDGEPALTRIGVGNHLMLGGDNMDLALARLVETRLTEPGARLSAASLSQLVERCRAAKERLLGDDAPDAVTVTLLGAGSRLIGGARSAELTRQEVEQIVVDGFFPQVAADELPRRARGAIVEFGLPYASDAAVTRHVAAFLARHAEGPLPDTLLLNGGVFRAGALAGRLAQTLGAWRGQPLNVLQNTQPDIAVARGAVAYGLARAGHAPRIGGGSPRSYFLVLDDGGSEERGVCLLPRGAEEGHEIRLEDRTFALQLGAPVRFHLVSTVADTAYRPGDLVTLDDGDFVRLPPIATVVGRQDARDARETPVKLTASLTEVGTLEMHCIATDDAAQRWRLEFQLRGDAATRGDTDMSARHPRLDQAIELIDRSFGGRSADVTPKDTRRLRAQLEQLLGPRDEWDVALARELFDALLARARRRRRSADHERAWLNLAGYCVRPGVGHPLDAWRIEQLWPLFDDGIQYVNDGQVWSEWWTLWRRAAGGLDEDAQTQIRDAIAFLEPADGKRRKLPFDPAKVGPADMTRLSASLERLPVERKIELAERLIALLQKPSDSALGAWALGRVGAREPFYGSAHGVVPADVAGRLLDALFALDWKQVEPAAFAAAQIARMTGDRSRDLPPDVRDAVIRRLASANASAKWIDMVREVVAFDVDDTVRVFGESLPAGLKLIGE is encoded by the coding sequence ATGAAGCGCTATACGGTCGGCATCGACCTCGGCACGAGCAATACGGTCGTCGCTTACGTCGAGAACGGGTCGGATGCGATCCGCGTGTTCGACGTCGAGCAGCTCGTCGGCCCCGGCGAGGTCGGCGCGCAGCCGCTGCTGCCGTCGGTGCGTTATCACCCGGCGGCGGGCGAGCTCGCGCCGGACAGCCTGCGGCTGCCGTGGCAGCCGGCTGTTGCGGCAAACGCGGCCGGCGCACCGCCGGCCGTGATCGGCCGCTACGCGCGCATGCTCGGCGCGCAGGTGCCGGGCCGGCTCGTCGCCAGCGCGAAAAGCTGGCTGTCGCACGCGTCGGTCGACCGGCTCGCGCCGATCCTGCCGTGGGGCGCGACTGACGGCGTCGACAAGGTGTCGCCGGTCGACGCGAGCGCGAGCTATCTCGCGCACGTGCGCGACGCATGGGACGCGCATTTCCCCGCTGCGCCGCTCGCCGCGCAGGACGTGATCCTCACGGTGCCCGCATCGTTCGACGACGGCGCGCGCGCGCTGACGCTCGAGGCCGCGCGTCTCGCGCGGCTGCCGGCGCTGCGGCTGCTCGAAGAACCGCAGGCCGCGTTCTACGACTGGCTGTACCGCCACCGCGCGTCGCTGCGCGACACGCTTGCCGGCGCGCGGCGCGTGCTGATCTGCGACGTCGGCGGCGGCACGACCGACCTCACGCTGGTCGACGTCGCGCTCGGCGACGACGGCGAGCCCGCGCTCACGCGGATCGGCGTCGGCAATCACCTGATGCTCGGCGGCGACAACATGGACCTCGCGCTCGCGCGGCTCGTCGAGACGCGCCTGACCGAGCCCGGCGCGCGGCTGTCGGCCGCGAGCCTGTCGCAGCTCGTCGAGCGCTGCCGCGCGGCGAAGGAGCGCCTGCTCGGCGACGATGCGCCCGACGCGGTCACGGTCACGCTGCTCGGCGCGGGCAGCCGCCTGATCGGCGGCGCGCGCTCGGCGGAGCTGACGCGGCAGGAGGTCGAGCAGATCGTCGTCGACGGGTTCTTCCCGCAGGTGGCGGCCGACGAGCTGCCGCGCCGCGCGCGCGGCGCGATCGTCGAGTTCGGCCTGCCGTACGCGAGCGACGCGGCCGTCACGCGGCACGTCGCCGCGTTTCTTGCGCGGCACGCGGAAGGCCCGCTGCCCGACACGCTGCTGCTCAACGGCGGCGTGTTCCGCGCGGGCGCGCTCGCCGGCCGTCTCGCGCAGACGCTCGGCGCGTGGCGCGGCCAGCCGCTCAACGTCTTGCAGAACACGCAGCCGGACATCGCGGTCGCGCGCGGCGCGGTCGCGTACGGTCTCGCGCGCGCGGGGCACGCGCCGCGCATCGGCGGCGGCTCGCCGCGCAGCTACTTCCTCGTGCTCGACGACGGCGGGTCGGAAGAGCGCGGCGTCTGCCTGCTGCCGCGCGGCGCCGAAGAGGGCCACGAGATCCGTCTGGAAGACCGCACGTTCGCGTTGCAGCTTGGGGCGCCGGTGCGTTTCCACCTCGTGTCGACGGTCGCCGACACGGCGTACCGGCCCGGCGATCTGGTCACGCTCGACGACGGCGATTTCGTCCGGCTGCCGCCGATCGCGACGGTGGTCGGGCGGCAGGATGCGCGCGACGCGCGCGAGACGCCGGTGAAGCTCACGGCGTCGCTGACCGAAGTCGGCACGCTCGAAATGCACTGCATCGCGACGGATGACGCGGCGCAGCGCTGGCGGCTCGAATTTCAATTGCGCGGCGACGCGGCGACTCGAGGCGACACGGATATGTCCGCGCGGCATCCCCGACTCGATCAGGCGATCGAACTGATCGACCGCTCGTTCGGCGGCCGCTCGGCGGACGTCACGCCGAAGGACACGCGCCGGCTGCGCGCGCAGCTCGAGCAACTGCTCGGCCCGCGTGACGAGTGGGACGTCGCGCTCGCGCGCGAGCTGTTCGATGCGCTGCTCGCGCGGGCGCGCCGGCGGCGGCGTTCGGCCGATCACGAACGCGCGTGGCTGAACCTCGCCGGCTACTGCGTGCGCCCGGGCGTCGGCCATCCGCTCGATGCATGGCGCATCGAGCAGCTGTGGCCGCTGTTCGACGACGGCATCCAGTACGTGAACGACGGGCAGGTCTGGTCGGAGTGGTGGACGCTGTGGCGGCGCGCGGCGGGCGGGCTCGACGAGGATGCGCAGACGCAGATCCGCGACGCGATCGCGTTTCTCGAGCCGGCCGACGGCAAGCGGCGCAAGCTGCCGTTCGATCCGGCCAAGGTCGGCCCGGCCGACATGACGCGCCTGTCCGCGTCGCTCGAGCGGCTGCCGGTCGAACGCAAGATCGAGCTCGCCGAGCGGCTGATCGCATTGCTGCAGAAGCCGTCCGACAGCGCGCTCGGTGCGTGGGCGCTCGGCCGCGTCGGCGCGCGCGAGCCGTTCTACGGCAGCGCGCATGGCGTCGTGCCGGCCGATGTCGCCGGCCGCCTGCTCGACGCGCTGTTCGCGCTCGACTGGAAACAGGTCGAGCCGGCCGCGTTTGCGGCCGCGCAGATTGCGCGGATGACGGGCGACCGCTCGCGCGACCTGCCGCCCGACGTGCGCGACGCGGTGATCCGGCGGCTCGCGTCGGCGAACGCGTCGGCGAAGTGGATCGACATGGTGCGCGAGGTGGTTGCGTTCGACGTCGACGACACGGTGCGGGTGTTCGGCGAGTCGTTGCCGGCGGGGTTGAAGCTGATCGGGGAATGA
- the ctlX gene encoding citrulline utilization hydrolase CtlX, whose amino-acid sequence MNLVSIQAPAAVVMIRPHHFQPNPQTSADNAFQRSAAAGGDRDARAVSAAARDEVGAAAQRLADAGVRVHVFDDHGEHDTPDSVFPNNWFSTHPGGHVALYPMTCPNRRRERRADVIEMLKTEYRVQDVIDYSGLEYDDVFLEGTGAMVLDHVARIAYTARSRRADPVALERFCTHFNFEPICFDTADADGRPIYHTNVMMSVATEFAMVGLDLIRDPARRDEIRRRLAETGRTVVALEPSQIADFAGNALELSGRDGRVLALSRRAFDCLTPDQRTTIERSAQLLPLDVPTIELAGGSVRCMLAGIHLARRLG is encoded by the coding sequence ATGAACCTCGTATCGATTCAGGCGCCGGCCGCCGTCGTGATGATCCGGCCGCACCATTTCCAGCCGAACCCGCAAACCTCCGCCGACAACGCGTTCCAGCGCAGCGCCGCCGCAGGCGGCGACCGCGACGCGCGCGCGGTGTCCGCCGCCGCGCGCGACGAAGTCGGCGCCGCCGCGCAGCGGCTCGCCGATGCCGGCGTGCGCGTGCACGTGTTCGACGACCACGGCGAGCACGACACGCCGGATTCCGTGTTCCCGAACAACTGGTTCTCGACGCATCCGGGCGGCCACGTCGCGCTGTATCCGATGACGTGTCCGAACCGCCGCCGCGAGCGGCGCGCGGACGTGATCGAGATGCTGAAGACGGAATACCGCGTGCAGGACGTGATCGACTACTCGGGCCTCGAATACGACGACGTGTTCCTCGAAGGCACCGGCGCGATGGTGCTCGACCACGTCGCGCGCATCGCGTACACGGCGCGCTCGCGCCGCGCCGATCCGGTCGCGCTCGAACGCTTCTGCACGCACTTCAACTTCGAGCCGATCTGCTTCGACACGGCCGACGCGGACGGCCGGCCGATCTATCACACGAACGTGATGATGAGCGTCGCGACGGAGTTCGCGATGGTCGGGCTCGACCTGATCCGCGATCCGGCCCGCCGCGACGAGATCCGGCGCCGGCTGGCCGAGACGGGCCGCACGGTGGTCGCGCTCGAACCGTCGCAGATCGCGGACTTCGCCGGCAATGCGCTCGAACTGTCCGGACGCGACGGACGCGTGCTTGCGCTGTCGCGGCGGGCGTTCGATTGCCTGACGCCTGACCAGCGCACGACAATCGAACGCTCGGCGCAACTGCTGCCGCTCGACGTGCCAACGATCGAGCTGGCCGGTGGGTCGGTGCGCTGCATGCTGGCGGGGATTCATCTGGCGCGCCGGCTGGGCTGA
- a CDS encoding ornithine cyclodeaminase has product MTRFLDVPATARLIARTGVTRFLNELVDTLRADFLRWADFDKSPRVACHSRDGVIELMPVANASLFAFKYVNGHPVNAARGMHTVMAFGALAEVDTGYPLLLAELTLTTALRTAATSVLAAKALARPDARTMALIGNGAQSEFQAIAFHTLLGIDEIRVFDVDPHATDKLVRNLAAYPALRIVRAASTADAVRGADIVTTVTADKAYATIITPDMIEAGMHLNAVGGDCPGKTELHADVLRAGRVFVEFEPQSRVEGDIQQLPADFPVTELWRVLQGETTGRDSAGQITVFDSVGFALEDYSALRYLHSLAQQHNAGVEIALIPPAVDPKNLFALIDDPSAIAQRHAAFVADAVAAFAR; this is encoded by the coding sequence ATGACCCGCTTCCTCGACGTTCCCGCCACCGCCCGGCTGATCGCCCGGACCGGCGTCACGCGCTTCCTGAACGAGCTCGTCGACACGCTGCGCGCCGACTTCCTGCGCTGGGCCGACTTCGACAAGTCGCCGCGCGTCGCCTGCCATTCGCGCGACGGCGTGATCGAGCTGATGCCGGTCGCCAACGCGTCGCTGTTCGCGTTCAAGTACGTGAACGGCCACCCCGTCAACGCGGCGCGCGGGATGCACACGGTAATGGCGTTCGGCGCGCTCGCGGAGGTCGACACCGGCTACCCGCTGCTGCTCGCCGAGCTCACGCTGACGACCGCGCTGCGCACCGCCGCGACGTCGGTGCTGGCCGCGAAGGCGCTCGCGCGGCCGGACGCGCGCACGATGGCGCTGATCGGCAACGGCGCGCAGAGCGAATTCCAGGCGATCGCGTTCCATACGCTGCTCGGCATCGACGAAATCCGCGTGTTCGACGTCGATCCCCACGCAACCGACAAGCTCGTGCGCAATCTCGCCGCGTACCCGGCGCTGCGCATCGTGCGCGCCGCGTCGACCGCCGACGCCGTGCGCGGCGCGGACATCGTGACGACCGTCACCGCCGACAAGGCGTACGCGACGATCATCACCCCCGACATGATCGAGGCGGGCATGCACCTGAACGCGGTGGGCGGCGATTGCCCGGGCAAGACCGAGCTGCATGCGGACGTGCTGCGCGCGGGCCGCGTGTTCGTCGAATTCGAGCCGCAGTCGCGCGTCGAGGGCGACATCCAGCAGCTGCCGGCCGACTTCCCGGTCACCGAGCTGTGGCGCGTGCTGCAGGGCGAGACCACCGGCCGCGACAGCGCCGGCCAGATCACCGTGTTCGACTCGGTCGGCTTCGCGCTGGAAGACTATTCCGCGCTGCGCTACCTGCATTCGCTCGCGCAGCAGCACAACGCGGGCGTCGAGATCGCGCTGATCCCGCCGGCCGTCGATCCGAAGAACCTGTTCGCGCTGATCGACGATCCGTCCGCGATCGCGCAGCGCCACGCGGCCTTCGTCGCCGACGCCGTCGCCGCGTTCGCGCGCTGA
- a CDS encoding Lrp/AsnC family transcriptional regulator has product MITLDDVDRQLIALLRDNARLSVVALAKQLRVARATVQNRLMRMEKHGVIVGYTVRLKPAAERHRIRALMSIAVQGNRAAEVIKVLRGHPSVATIHSTNGRWDLIAELHADSLENFDRVLGAIRLIDGIANSETSILLSTHKA; this is encoded by the coding sequence ATGATTACGCTGGACGACGTCGACCGTCAGCTCATTGCACTGTTGCGCGACAACGCGCGGCTGTCCGTCGTCGCGCTCGCGAAGCAGCTGCGCGTCGCGCGCGCGACCGTGCAGAACCGGCTGATGCGGATGGAGAAGCACGGGGTGATCGTCGGTTACACGGTGCGGCTGAAGCCCGCGGCCGAACGCCACCGGATCCGCGCGCTGATGTCGATCGCGGTGCAGGGCAACCGCGCGGCGGAAGTGATCAAGGTGCTGCGCGGGCATCCGAGCGTCGCGACGATTCATAGCACCAATGGGCGCTGGGATCTGATCGCGGAGCTGCATGCGGATTCGCTCGAGAACTTCGATCGCGTGCTCGGGGCGATCCGGCTGATCGACGGGATCGCGAATTCGGAGACGAGCATCCTGCTGTCGACGCACAAGGCGTGA